From Phycodurus eques isolate BA_2022a chromosome 1, UOR_Pequ_1.1, whole genome shotgun sequence, one genomic window encodes:
- the nhsl1a gene encoding actin remodeling regulator NHS isoform X7 — protein MVVIGAAIKCVFKYLKKNTAKDGERWSVHYTSQKPQQGALFIPAEKPHAHTEDLQAYRGVTQHGDSKASTSLLCTPCPTSCSSSGLHQSEGRVHKRWRDKRRRMRSTFWDVLSLSCFSVCLEWSVWRRKSSASSDEEETVILHDKRPLTPLVLNPIDLTSCWDVFACETELGVKAELNPRLPTPEERMRQRADAVTAEIVPINITGQSFDRQASFRKLACNTDSSSRHPRNPSRRMTVTGNPVDVINELGTGSTLECSDRQPLCSRESSSDSPADQLSKRSIFRQQEEEELVRKKREWLARKIRAPRGEGIASLMLSLTSARVDDLSCSSYVRSLPRMATSSSLDSDASWNSVSYRTLSACSSCCQDFPSDLQPLLPCDLSKRVIPQCPSPLHLSTPACACGGQCQNCDHYRSPSTSIADTESQDGEPTLSRCGSRWSFQPPYPSSPIGGDWTINQETSPVSLVSPGYSPPFNLDLMYPEDVTLSSSQSRNRSSSTSSSCRSISLRKSKHPPPPPLRSDSLKRRIGRSKSCRSSSSPGMEHGPRSSAQTLHDPWVPRSHTKPHQNGIDCGTVTTFESLSVDWHAASSDKLPLVPSCSLVLTPGSPVSKEGGRVSGGYTSQSNSPPTGTPPGVCSLPQNSHFFSKCATSLVLSPRKSKPHPPDRRSSLFSSISSSFSSTSSLSSCSSSNSSAQCIHPPAPFLPTPPPPPPLPPSPPHSPPLQLFSLHPTPLPASSLASPSPLLPSSHPLKPASFQPSSLHPTPPPPSFPPHSTHPPLSLPPPPPLPPCSLPPPPPLPPSFLLQPASFHPSSLHRTPPPPPSSFPPYSSHSPLCIPPPLPLPPSLPPPPPPLPPSLPPHTPHLPLSSHPPPTTLSASHRPPPPSLLPPALPPSLSQSSIPRPRPAPLASRPPPPPYSHAIKQSSHHTLLLSTCPAVTCPSARLHPPPGLDTPSNGNVKGLNLFTFPLVTAQALQSVKLRTITTEEVLPSKSMQATAKLSDSRRLDVALSLDTPKQQQPGILPGCEVVLKNESVYTHIYTANQDDHLINGQIHSGASNARLMNNLRHEGSCVKMSDGTSRKEHTQTQVLSEAKLSESSYGSENYNCHRTGDLTCRPCEVVSSRKNPTLPKKPNLSIQGVIASPEYRGEPKEDLANQKCFVEPTGTKECAVEATGNTLHSDTLSNNKSSRSSSMLDKVLYSFDGTANGPWCAFDTLTRRALAVQMGTGTPLQQEVDRHGHRRMMRLLGKDEEEGEERRKTTTMFATTKKDKTRKKRKTAGRHLLMMSSSRDSSSSSSSSSSSSDEEVESQTRESSFCAPIGLRSCSLSSVLSSDNQQGAASLSDLLIEEPQEKEEQGDGGRSHAGLYTGGPAGPPTAEDLFTVIHRSKRKMFGRRDSSGLTSADHRPRPTPQTFVTLKGKRQSKSDNFKALLLRKGTRSHSSSRISAVERLGVVVSPAASGPRHAHAQATSLFQTLWTVNTRLTLNGSQTYLNVSAPLAKRQKGLPLFSLPIFLPSSLATQPRLHTAHWSASRRMPARQRHFAGPMTAIYEDEGEDE, from the exons AGGTCCACATTTTGGGACGTTCTCTCTCTGTCGTGCTTTTCCGTTTGTCTCGAGTGGTCAGTGTGGAGAAGAAAG TCCTCAGCCTCCTCAGATGAAGAGGAAACGGTCATCCTCCACGACAAGCGTCCTCTGACCCCACTTGTCCTCAACCCTATTGATCTCACCTCCTGTTGGGACGTCTTTGCTTGTGAGACGGAGCTCGGTGTGAAAGCAGAGCTGAACCCCCGACTCCCGACCCCAGAGGAGAGGATGAGGCAACGGGCGGATGCGGTGACAGCTGAAATAGTTCCTATCAACATAACAG GTCAGAGTTTTGATCGCCAGGCCAGCTTCCGAAAACTGGCTTGCAACACGGACTCCTCATCGCGCCACCCTCGGAATCCAAGCCGCCGCATGACAGTCACTGGGAACCCTGTTGATGTCATCAATGAATTGGGTACAGGCTCCACTCTCGAGTGCAGCGATCGCCAACCACTTTGCAGCCGTGAGAGCTCATCAG ATTCGCCTGCAGATCAGCTCTCCAAACGCTCCATATTTCGCcaacaggaagaggaggagttgGTCAGGAAGAAGAGAGAGTGGTTGGCGAGGAAGATCAGAGCCCCGAGAGGGGAGGGGATTGCCAGCCTCATGTTGTCCCTCACCTCAGCACGTGTTGACGACCTCTCCTGCTCCTCATACGTCCGCAGCCTGCCCCGCATGGCCACCAGCTCCTCTCTGGACTCAGACGCCAGCTGGAACAGTGTCTCCTACAGGACACTCAGCGCCTGTTCATCCTGTTGCCAG gATTTCCCTAGTGACCTTCAGCCCCTATTGCCCTGTGACCTAAGCAAAAGGGTCATACCTCAGTGTCCTTCCCCCTTACATCTCAGCACTCCTGCCTGCGCTTGTGGTGGCCAGTGTCAAAACTGCGACCACTACCGCTCCCCTTCCACCTCCATTGCAGATACAGAGTCTCAGGATGGGGAGCCAACCCTCTCGCGCTGCGGAAGCCGTTGGTCATTCCAGCCCCCTTACCCAAGCAGCCCAATTGGTGGTGACTGGACCATCAACCAGGAGACAAGTCCTGTTTCCCTGGTTTCTCCTGGTTACTCCCCCCCTTTTAACTTGGACTTGATGTACCCAGAGGATGTGACCTTGTCTTCCTCACAGAGTCGAAATAGATCGTCCAGCACCTCGTCCTCCTGTCGCAGCATCTCCCTTCGCAAGTCCAAGCATCCGCCTCCACCACCTTTACGGTCCGATTCACTCAAGCGCAGAATAGGCCGCAGCAAGTCATGTCGTTCATCATCCAGCCCCGGTATGGAGCACGGTCCTCGCTCATCAGCCCAGACCTTGCATGATCCCTGGGTGCCTCGGAGCCATACCAAGCCACACCAGAATGGAATTGACTGTGGCACAGTCACTACCTTTGAATCTTTAAGTGTAGACTGGCATGCAGCTTCATCAGACAAACTCCCTTTAGTCCCTAGCTGCAGTCTTGTCCTCACCCCTGGTTCTCCTGTCTCAAAAGAGGGGGGACGTGTCTCTGGTGGTTACACCAGCCAATCCAATAGCCCTCCTACGGGCACACCTCCAGGAGTCTGCTCTCTTCcccaaaactcccatttctTTTCCAAATGCGCCACCTCCCTCGTTCTGTCTCCCAGAAAGTCAAAACCCCACCCACCGGATAGGAGGTCCTCTCTCTTCTcctccatctcctcctccttttcctccacctcttccttgtcatcctgctcctcctccaacTCCTCTGCCCAGTGCATTCATCCCCCTGCCCCTTTTCTCCCAACTccacctcctccccctcctctcccACCTTCTCCTCCTCACTCCCCTCCTCTCCAACTGTTCTCTCTTCATCCCACTCCTCTGCCAGCTTCTTCTCTTGCTTCTCCCTCTCCTCTCCTACCTTCTTCTCATCCTCTTAAGCCTGCTTCTTTCCAGCCGTCATCTCTTCATCCTACTCCTCCACCACCTTCTTTTCCTCCTCACTCCACTCATCCACCactttctcttcctcctccccctcctctcccACCTtgttctcttcctcctccccctcctctcccaccttcttttcttcttcagcCTGCTTCTTTCCACCCGTCATCTCTTCATCGtactcctcctccaccaccttcttcttttcctccttaCTCCTCTCATTCCCCACTTTGTATTCCTCCTCCCCTTCCTCTCCcaccttctcttcctcctccaccacctcctCTGCCACCTTCTCTTCCTCCACACACCCCTCATCTCCCACTTTCTTCTCATCCTCCTCCCACCACTCTGTCAGCTTCacatcgtcctcctcctccttctctccTACCGCCAGCCCTTCCTCCTTCCTTATCGCAGTCATCAATACCTCGACCTCGCCCAGCTCCTTTGGCCTCtcgacctcctcctcctccatacTCCCATGCAATCAAACAGTCTTCCCATCACACGCTGCTCCTCTCAACATGTCCTGCTGTCACCTGCCCATCCGCCAGGTTACACCCCCCACCGGGCCTCGACACACCCTCGAATGGCAATGTGAAAGGGTTAAACCTATTCACCTTCCCCCTTGTCACTGCGCAGGCTTTGCAGAGTGTCAAGCTTCGCACCATTACAACCGAAGAAGTCCTACCCTCGAAGAGCATGCAAGCCACTGCCAAGCTTTCTGACAGTCGTCGGCTAGATGTTGCTCTGAGCCTTGATAccccaaagcaacaacaacctGGAATATTGCCCGGTTGTGAGGTGGTGCTCAAGAATGAGTCTGTTTACACTCATATCTACACTGCGAACCAAGATGATCATCTTATAAATGGCCAAATACATTCAGGGGCTTCTAATGCCAGACTGATGAATAATCTAAGACATGAGGGTTCCTGTGTGAAAATGTCTGATGGTACCTCCAGAAAAGAGCACACCCAGACCCAGGTATTATCAGAGGCCAAGTTAAGTGAGTCGTCATATGGGTCGGAAAATTATAACTGTCATAGAACTGGTGACTTAACATGCCGTCCGTGTGAGGTTGTGAGCTCGAGGAAGAACCCCACCCTTCCAAAGAAGCCCAATCTTAGCATTCAGGGTGTGATTGCATCTCCAGAGTACAGAGGAGAGCCAAAAGAGGACCTTGCAAATCAAAAATGCTTCGTGGAGCCGACTGGTACCAAAGAATGTGCAGTTGAAGCCACAGGTAACACGTTGCACAGTGACACCTTATCAAACAATAAGAGCAGCCGTTCCTCGAGCATGCTGGATAAAGTTCTGTACTCCTTCGATGGCACCGCCAATGGTCCGTGGTGCGCTTTTGACACTTTAACACGTAGAGCTCTAGCAGTCCAAATGGGTACCGGGACACCACTCCAGCAAGAAGTGGACAGACATGGTCACAGAAGAATGATGAGGTTACTGGGTAAGGATGAGGAAGAAGGTGAAGAGCGGAGAAAGACGACCACGATGTTTGCCACTACCAAAAAGGACAAAacaaggaagaagaggaagacagCAGGAAGACACCTGCTAATGATGTCATCAAGTAGGGattcttcatcctcttcatcatcctcatcttcatcctcagaCGAAGAGGTGGAGTCACAGACAAGGGAGAGCAGTTTTTGTGCCCCAATTGGTCTAAGAAGCTGCTCCTTGAGCAGTGTGTTGTCCAGTGACAACCAGCAGGGGGCAGCATCACTGAGTGATCTCCTCATAGAAGAGCCCCAGGAAAAAGAGGAGCAGGGTGACGGTGGACGTTCTCATG CTGGCCTCTACACAGGTGGGCCAGCGGGACCACCAACAGCTGAGGACCTCTTCACTGTCATCCACAG GTCCAAGCGGAAGATGTTTGGACGAAGAGATTCTTCTGGTCTGACCTCGGCCGACCACCGACCCCGACCGACGCCGCAAACCTTTGTAACCCTCAAAGGTAAAAGACAGTCGAAAAGCGACAACTTTAAAGCCCTGCTGCTGAGAAAGGGGACTCGCTCGCACTCGTCCTCCCGTATATCGGCTGTCGAGCGTCTTGGAGTAGTTGTTTCTCCTGCTGCCTCCGGCCCCCGGCATGCCCATGCCCAAGCCACATCCTTGTTCCAAACCTTGTGGACAGTCAACACTCGCCTGACTCTTAATGGGTCGCAAACATACCTGAATGTGTCCGCCCCCTTGGCAAAGAGGCAAAAAGGGTTGCCACTCTTCTCCTTGCCcatcttccttccttcctctcttGCCACGCAACCTCGCCTGCACACTGCTCACTGGTCAGCGAGTCGGCGTATGCCTGCTCGCCAACGCCACTTTGCTGGCCCCATGACTGCAATCTATGAGGATGAAGGAGAAGACGAGTAA